Proteins encoded together in one Nitrospira sp. window:
- the aroA gene encoding 3-phosphoshikimate 1-carboxyvinyltransferase: protein MTTLTISPGRPLRGTTTVPGDKSLTHRAIILTALAEGTSTVSGYCRGEDCLNTMRAFQALGIPIVEMPTELTVSGKGFWGLTEPQGPIDCGNSGTGIRLLTGLLAGQDFFSVLTGDESIRRRPMGRVVKPLREMGAIIAGRKGGELAPLAITGAGLHGIDYHSSVASAQIKSSILLAGLFAQGQTRYREPRLSRDHTERMFQFFGIPLRQEEGTLVLDGRPPVGWRGVDVTVPGDFSAAAFFLVGATIVPGSDVTIRNVGMNPTRTGLIDVMRKMGADIQVLGLREAAGEPVGDLRVQSAVLKGVTIGHELIPKTIDEFPVLCVAAAVAEGDTVISGAEELRVKESDRIATMSGELKAMGALVEERPDGMVIRGLGRSGENGRLQAASNARSHGDHRVAMSLAIGGLTAEQGMTIADTGCVETSFPNFEAVLTDLLAHSA from the coding sequence ATGACCACATTAACCATCAGTCCTGGCCGTCCACTCAGGGGAACCACGACCGTTCCCGGCGACAAGTCTCTCACTCATCGGGCGATCATCCTCACGGCCTTGGCGGAAGGAACGAGCACCGTCTCCGGCTATTGTCGCGGTGAAGATTGCCTGAACACGATGAGGGCATTTCAGGCCCTTGGTATTCCCATCGTGGAGATGCCGACCGAATTGACCGTGTCCGGGAAAGGGTTCTGGGGGCTGACCGAACCACAGGGACCGATCGATTGCGGAAATTCCGGAACGGGGATTCGACTGCTGACCGGCCTGTTGGCCGGTCAGGATTTCTTTTCTGTCCTGACCGGGGATGAATCGATCAGGCGGCGTCCTATGGGGCGGGTGGTCAAGCCGCTACGCGAGATGGGGGCGATCATTGCTGGCCGCAAGGGAGGAGAATTGGCTCCCTTAGCGATTACCGGTGCGGGCCTTCATGGGATCGATTATCACTCCTCCGTGGCAAGCGCTCAGATTAAATCGTCGATTCTTCTCGCCGGCCTCTTTGCTCAAGGGCAGACTCGGTATCGAGAACCACGGTTATCACGGGACCATACGGAACGGATGTTTCAGTTCTTCGGCATTCCTCTCAGGCAGGAAGAGGGAACGCTGGTCTTAGACGGGAGGCCGCCGGTTGGATGGCGAGGCGTGGATGTGACGGTTCCCGGTGATTTTTCGGCTGCCGCCTTCTTTCTGGTCGGCGCCACGATCGTGCCAGGATCCGACGTCACGATTCGCAATGTCGGGATGAACCCAACCAGAACAGGCCTCATCGACGTCATGAGAAAGATGGGGGCTGATATTCAGGTATTAGGCTTGCGCGAGGCGGCTGGAGAGCCCGTTGGGGATCTGCGTGTGCAGTCTGCTGTCCTGAAGGGAGTGACGATCGGCCATGAGCTTATTCCCAAGACCATCGATGAATTCCCGGTCTTGTGCGTAGCAGCTGCGGTCGCGGAAGGGGACACCGTCATTTCAGGCGCGGAAGAGTTGCGAGTCAAAGAGAGTGATCGGATTGCGACCATGAGCGGGGAACTGAAGGCCATGGGGGCGCTGGTTGAGGAGCGACCGGATGGCATGGTGATTCGAGGCTTAGGGCGAAGCGGAGAGAACGGACGGTTGCAGGCTGCCAGCAATGCACGGAGCCATGGAGACCATCGGGTGGCCATGTCATTGGCCATTGGTGGATTGACGGCGGAACAGGGTATGACCATTGCGGACACCGGGTGTGTCGAGACGTCATTCCCCAATTTTGAGGCGGTGCTGACCGATCTCTTGGCCCACTCGGCGTGA
- a CDS encoding (d)CMP kinase — translation MIIAIDGPAGVGKSTVAKLLAARLGYLYLDTGALYRAVAWKTLQSRIHPTDHTQVATLLPTISIQMQFHQGAMQVLVDGSDVTGQLRAPEVTAAASLVSAIPAVREWLLPIQRQIGQGGSVVAEGRDIGTKVFPAASFKFFLDADAEVRVARRHRELVAAGRGGSLETTSRDLSARDQRDRTRSIDPLAPAMDARFIDTSTLNPDQVVEQMIAAVSTGL, via the coding sequence GTGATTATTGCGATTGATGGGCCAGCTGGCGTGGGGAAGAGTACGGTCGCCAAATTGCTGGCGGCTCGACTCGGGTATCTCTATCTTGATACAGGGGCACTCTATCGGGCTGTCGCATGGAAAACCTTGCAGTCAAGGATTCATCCCACGGACCATACACAAGTCGCCACTCTCCTGCCGACCATCTCCATTCAAATGCAGTTTCATCAGGGCGCGATGCAGGTGCTGGTCGATGGTTCCGATGTCACGGGTCAACTGCGTGCGCCAGAAGTGACGGCCGCCGCTTCTCTTGTCTCCGCCATTCCAGCCGTTCGTGAATGGCTGCTGCCGATCCAACGACAGATCGGCCAGGGAGGATCTGTGGTGGCAGAAGGTCGTGATATCGGCACCAAGGTCTTTCCTGCTGCCTCGTTCAAGTTCTTCTTGGACGCTGATGCTGAAGTTCGAGTGGCACGGCGGCACCGTGAGTTGGTCGCGGCAGGGCGGGGAGGATCGCTTGAAACCACGTCCCGAGATCTATCGGCTCGCGATCAACGAGATCGGACTCGTTCCATCGACCCATTGGCTCCGGCAATGGATGCACGATTTATCGATACGTCTACTCTGAATCCCGATCAGGTTGTAGAGCAGATGATCGCGGCTGTGTCGACTGGGTTGTGA
- a CDS encoding 1-acyl-sn-glycerol-3-phosphate acyltransferase: MSGIIYGLLWVLARGVARLCFRYRVEGQVPRTGGLLVAANHASYLDIPLLGCGMNRRAWYLGRHDLFPVPVLNGLLQSLGWIPVKLGRLDREAFGKAINLIRAGHIVVIFPEGGRTQDGHLRQPKAGIGVIVSQTGCPVVPAYLKGTFDVLPPGASWPRWRRVTVRLGAPITFDVEKQKERTETKQFYQLVSRTVIEHIAALGQVPVPTRKGDLVVDAPGRPTADAHNAE, from the coding sequence GTGAGCGGGATCATCTATGGGCTGTTATGGGTCCTGGCGCGTGGCGTTGCCCGGCTCTGTTTTCGCTATCGTGTCGAGGGCCAGGTTCCTCGAACCGGAGGTCTGCTGGTTGCCGCCAACCATGCCAGCTACCTTGACATTCCGCTTCTCGGTTGCGGGATGAATCGTCGGGCCTGGTATTTAGGGCGCCATGACCTGTTTCCAGTCCCGGTGTTAAACGGCCTGTTGCAATCATTGGGCTGGATTCCGGTGAAGCTGGGCCGTCTGGATCGGGAAGCGTTCGGGAAGGCCATTAACCTGATTCGAGCCGGCCATATTGTGGTGATTTTCCCGGAGGGAGGACGCACTCAGGATGGTCATCTCAGACAGCCCAAGGCAGGTATTGGAGTGATCGTGTCGCAGACCGGATGTCCGGTCGTTCCGGCCTATTTGAAAGGAACCTTTGACGTACTTCCTCCTGGCGCCTCTTGGCCTCGATGGCGTCGAGTGACGGTACGGCTTGGGGCTCCGATTACATTTGATGTGGAAAAACAGAAAGAACGAACGGAGACAAAGCAGTTTTATCAACTGGTCAGCCGTACGGTGATTGAGCATATCGCAGCCTTAGGTCAAGTTCCCGTTCCAACAAGGAAGGGTGACCTGGTCGTCGACGCACCGGGCAGGCCGACCGCCGACGCTCACAACGCTGAGTGA